Proteins from one Malaya genurostris strain Urasoe2022 chromosome 2, Malgen_1.1, whole genome shotgun sequence genomic window:
- the LOC131428609 gene encoding protein patched homolog 1-like, which yields MNTRCQVSISHAINPQPEGNQPKPKGCLVGSSNFLRDIQWLKNTFQVGQRVENALITAPDVLTSTVFQKTDEILTQINTLSVPKRTCGSQPFTFQNVCMKVPLINGEILQYLDLVDNRNSNSVLGSSFDFKGKLKCLLVEKVPRECLSTSVLSLWQNDLNATATLTKEDILEVINDETWLTTFGLDPATMLGGIERNSSGKITKATGLLISWFTSVNYSAADLNQNGDTASTDGGISEDTLRWEGAFLDRMQNLSDAFENATFRIDYASARSFNDMTSKASLQGFDMVHVGCVLMFVYMQLVLSKFSWIEIRVLLSTAGLLGVGMALVIAFGIYSASGRTFISSHSAVPYVVIGLGIDDMFVMITGLRKVQKGFPTATPPQQIALMLQNTGVAISVTSLTNIAAFGTGIISPFPAMRMFCLLGAISVLMTYGLVISYFVATLTLDERRLSARRNGIFPWIVHGDPGSKLCCNPRLMDRFLEIVYRKFVMTSPGKSVVIGATLLLTLWNATNCPRLRAKYDPSWHLSKDNYFLEYRSQFERAFPDSGTETFIFFGELNYSVDVRSLILLSRQLSMRRDIIQQVTFWPTAFHQFVQKFHDIDLTTTQLEENEFNQLLSTFLYSVDGFRFQNSFKFTDSLRCGEIVPTIKATYLKFEFKPFKEPEEYIPAKVTIERIVQRLPLTNVDAFRSVWSKDFIFWEAEAIVASETYKNIALTLLVVMLCTAVVLLNLRACFWILVCVLITLINVGGFLHLWGVTLNLTTTLAVQLAIGFSVDYASHVVQTFIVAPGLDRQQRALDTVLHIGPPIFYGGFTTFLSVSMLSFTGLYSYILFARVFFLFVVFGLFTGLILLPVVLSLVGPVAKSSTVAFAATATATTSGSDKPGPAVMQVTESYVTRQGYSSGAYQPE from the exons GTAGTAATTTTCTGCGTGATATTCAGTGGCTGAAAAATACCTTCCAAGTCGGTCAGCGAGTGGAGAATGCTCTGATAACAGCACCTGACGTTCTAACTAgcactgtttttcaaaaaactgaTGAAATTTTAACGCAAATTAATACACTTTCCGTACCGAAGCGAACCTGCGGAAGTCAACCGTTTACGTTTCAGAACGTTTGTATGAAGGTTCCATTGATTAATGGCGAAATTTTACAGTATTTAGATTTAGTGGACAATCGAAACAGTAACTCTGTACTTGgaagcagttttgatttcaaaggTAAACTGAAATGTTTGCTCGTAGAAAAGGTTCCACGAGAATGTTTGAGCACTAGTGTGCTAAGCCTTTGGCAAAACGACCTAAATGCAACCGCAACCCTCACGAAGGAAGACATTCTGGAAGTAATCAATgatgaaacatggcttactacGTTCGGTTTGGATCCCGCAACAATGCTAGGAGGAATCGAGCGGAACTCAAGTGGAAAGATAACCAAAGCGACCGGCTTGCTGATAAGCTGGTTCACTTCAGTGAACTATAGTGCAGCCGACTTGAACCAAAATGGGGACACTGCCAGCACGGATGGTGGAATCTCGGAGGATACGTTACGCTGGGAGGGTGCCTTCCTGGATcggatgcaaaatttgagcgatGCGTTTGAAAATGCGACCTTCCGAATTGACTACGCCTCGGCACGTAGTTTCAACGATATGACATCGAAAGCTTCCTTACAAGGATTTGATATGGTCCACGTGGGATGCGTGCTGATGTTTGTTTATATGCAACTGGTGCTGTCCAAGTTCAGTTGGATCGAAATACGT GTTTTACTCAGCACGGCAGGATTGTTAGGAGTGGGGATGGCCCTCGTGATAGCATTTGGAATCTACTCCGCATCGGGTCGGACTTTTATATCCTCACATTCAGCGGTACCATACGTGGTGATAGGGCTTGGTATTGACGATATGTTTGTCATGATAACGGGTCTACGGAAGGTTCAGAAAGGATTCCCCACGGCCACTCCACCACAGCAGATTGCTCTTATGCTACAAAATACAGGTGTTGCTATTTCGGTCACCTCTCTCACCAATATTGCTGCTTTTGGAACTGGAATTATCTCG CCCTTTCCTGCCATGCGAATGTTCTGTCTGCTTGGTGCTATCAGCGTTCTGATGACGTACGGTCTTGTTATCAGCTATTTTGTGGCCACTCTAACACTGGACGAACGGCGGCTTTCCGCTCGACGGAATGGTATATTTCCTTGGATCGTACACGGTGACCCGGGGTCAAAGCTATGCTGTAATCCCCGTTTGATGGACCGTTTTCTGGAAATTGTTTACCGGAAATTTGTGATGACAAGTCCGGGCAAGAGCGTGGTCATCGGTGCGACACTGCTGCTCACGCTGTGGAATGCAACCAATTGTCCGAGACTTCGCGCCAAGTACGACCCCAGTTGGCATCTGTCGAAAGATAACTATTTCCTGGAGTATCGCAGCCAGTTCGAGCGAGCATTCCCGGATAGCGGCACGGAAACGTTTATTTTCTTTGGAGAACTCAACTATTCAGTGGATGTCCGAAGTTTGATTTTACTTTCGCGGCAGCTCAGCATGCGTCGAGATATCATACAACAAGTCACATTTTGGCCTACTGCTTTTCATCAATTTGTTCAGAAATTCCATGACATAG ATTTGACAACAACACAACTCGAGGAAAACGAATTTAATCAGCTTCTGTCAACGTTTTTATACAGCGTAGATGGATTTCGATTTCAAAACAGTTTTAAATTTACTGATTCTTTGCGATGTGGAGAAATTGTGCCAACAATTAAG GCAACCTACTTAAAATTTGAGTTCAAACCATTCAAAGAGCCCGAGGAATACATTCCGGCTAAGGTAACCATTGAACGCATAGTTCAGCGGCTTCCTCTGACAAATGTCGACGCGTTCCGGTCTGTTTGGTCTAAAGATTTTATCTTCTGGGAAGCCGAAGCCATTGTAGCTTCAGAAACGTACAAAAACATTGCTCTTACGTTGCTTGTCGTGATGTTATGCACTGCCGTTGTACTGTTGAACCTACGAGCATGTTTTTGGATCCTTGTTTGTGTTTTGATCACCCTCATCAACGTGGGAGGTTTCCTACATCTCTGGGGAGTAACCTTGAATCTTACAACCACGCTAGCAGTACAACTTGCTATCGGTTTCAGTGTCGATTACGCTTCCCATGTGGTTCAAACATTCATTGTTGCACCGGGCCTAGATCGACAACAACGTGCACTGGATACAGTTCTTCACATCGGACCACCAATTTTCTACGGGGGCTTTACAACATTCCTCTCCGTTTCGATGCTAAGCTTCACCGGTCTGTATTCGTACATTCTGTTCGCACGGGTTTTCTTTCTCTTCGTGGTGTTCGGTCTATTCACCGGTCTGATTCTGCTTCCTGTTGTTCTGAGCTTGGTTGGTCCCGTCGCAAAGAGTTCAACGGTGGCATTCGCCGCCACAGCCACAGCCACTACCTCAGGAAGCGATAAGCCCGGTCCAGCAGTGATGCAAGTAACCGAAAGCTACGTGACACGGCAAGGCTATTCCAGCGGAGCTTATCAACCCGAATGA